From a single Paenibacillus sp. FSL R5-0345 genomic region:
- the tuf gene encoding elongation factor Tu: protein MAKAKFERNKPHVNIGTIGHVDHGKTTLTAAITTVLSKTYGGAAIAFDQIDKAPEERERGITISTSHVEYETPNRHYAHVDCPGHADYVKNMITGAAQMDGAILVVSAADGPMPQTREHILLSRQVGVPYIVVFLNKCDMVEDEELLELVEMEVRDLLSEYDFPGDDTPIIRGSAREALQNPDGEYAKKIVEMFETIDEYIPLPERQTDKPFLMPVEDVFSITGRGTVATGRVERGTVKVGEEIEIVGIHEETKKSVVTGVEMFRKLLDSAQAGDNIGALLRGVDRTMIERGQVLAKPNSVKPHTEFTAQIYVLTKEEGGRHKPFFTGYRPQFYFRTTDVTGIINLPEGTEMVMPGDNITVTVALISPIAIEEGTKFSIREGGRTVGAGSVASIQK from the coding sequence ATGGCAAAGGCAAAGTTTGAACGTAACAAACCGCACGTTAACATCGGTACTATTGGTCACGTCGACCATGGTAAAACGACTCTGACTGCTGCAATCACTACTGTATTGTCCAAAACTTACGGTGGCGCAGCTATCGCATTCGATCAAATCGACAAAGCTCCTGAAGAGCGCGAACGTGGTATCACAATCTCCACTTCCCACGTTGAATATGAAACTCCTAACCGTCACTACGCTCACGTAGACTGCCCTGGTCACGCCGACTATGTTAAAAACATGATCACTGGCGCAGCGCAAATGGACGGAGCTATCCTGGTTGTATCCGCAGCTGATGGCCCTATGCCACAAACTCGCGAGCACATCCTGTTGTCCCGTCAAGTAGGTGTTCCATACATCGTTGTTTTCTTGAACAAATGCGACATGGTTGAAGACGAAGAGTTGTTGGAATTGGTTGAAATGGAAGTTCGTGACTTGCTGAGCGAGTATGACTTCCCAGGCGACGACACTCCAATCATTCGTGGTTCTGCTCGTGAAGCTCTTCAAAACCCAGATGGTGAATATGCTAAGAAGATTGTTGAAATGTTCGAAACAATCGACGAGTACATTCCACTTCCAGAGCGTCAAACTGACAAACCATTCTTGATGCCTGTCGAAGATGTATTCTCCATCACTGGCCGCGGTACTGTGGCAACTGGTCGCGTAGAACGCGGAACAGTTAAAGTCGGAGAAGAAATCGAAATCGTTGGTATTCACGAAGAAACTAAGAAATCCGTAGTTACGGGCGTAGAAATGTTCCGTAAATTGCTGGATTCCGCTCAAGCGGGCGACAACATCGGAGCTTTGCTTCGTGGTGTAGACCGTACTATGATCGAGCGTGGCCAAGTATTGGCTAAACCGAACTCTGTTAAACCACACACTGAGTTCACTGCTCAAATCTACGTTTTGACTAAAGAAGAAGGCGGACGTCACAAACCATTCTTCACTGGTTACCGTCCACAGTTCTACTTCCGTACAACTGACGTAACTGGCATCATCAACTTGCCAGAAGGTACTGAAATGGTTATGCCTGGTGATAACATCACTGTAACTGTTGCTTTGATCTCCCCTATCGCTATTGAAGAAGGTACTAAATTCTCCATTCGCGAAGGTGGCCGTACAGTTGGAGCAGGTAGCGTAGCTTCCATCCAAAAATAA
- the rpsG gene encoding 30S ribosomal protein S7 translates to MPRKGPVTKRDVLPDPLYNSKLVTRLINRIMLGGKRGVAQSILYNSFKLIEERTGKDPMEVFEAAIKNIMPVLEVKARRVGGANYQVPIEVKPERRTALGLRWLVNYSRNRGEKTMEERLAAEIIDASNNTGASVKKREDTHKMAEANKAFAHYRW, encoded by the coding sequence ATGCCACGCAAAGGTCCAGTTACTAAGAGAGACGTATTGCCAGATCCGTTGTATAATAGCAAGTTGGTTACTCGTTTGATTAACCGCATTATGCTGGGTGGTAAAAGAGGTGTCGCTCAAAGCATTCTGTACAATTCATTCAAGTTGATTGAAGAACGTACGGGTAAAGATCCGATGGAAGTTTTCGAAGCTGCCATCAAGAATATCATGCCGGTTTTGGAAGTCAAAGCTCGTCGTGTCGGTGGTGCTAACTATCAAGTACCTATCGAGGTTAAACCAGAGAGACGTACTGCTCTGGGATTACGTTGGCTCGTAAACTACTCTCGCAACCGCGGTGAGAAGACGATGGAAGAGCGTTTGGCGGCTGAGATCATCGACGCTTCCAACAACACAGGCGCTTCTGTTAAGAAACGCGAAGATACACACAAAATGGCTGAAGCAAACAAAGCGTTCGCTCACTACCGTTGGTAG
- the rpsL gene encoding 30S ribosomal protein S12, translated as MPTINQLVRKGRQAKIEKSKSPALQKGYNALKREATNLSAPQKRGVCTRVGTMTPRKPNSALRKYARVRLTNRLEVTAYIPGIGHNLQEHSVVLLRGGKVKDLAGVRYHIVRGALDTAGVANRMQARSKYGAKRPKAKK; from the coding sequence ATGCCAACAATTAACCAATTGGTTCGTAAAGGCCGTCAAGCCAAAATCGAAAAATCTAAATCTCCCGCTCTTCAAAAAGGGTATAACGCCCTCAAGCGTGAGGCTACAAATTTGAGCGCTCCGCAAAAACGCGGTGTGTGCACTCGTGTTGGTACAATGACTCCACGTAAACCAAACTCAGCGCTTCGTAAATATGCCCGTGTTCGTTTGACGAACCGTCTCGAGGTAACAGCTTATATCCCGGGTATCGGACATAACTTACAAGAGCACAGTGTTGTATTACTTCGCGGAGGTAAAGTAAAGGACCTTGCAGGGGTTCGTTACCATATCGTTCGTGGTGCATTGGATACAGCAGGTGTAGCTAACCGGATGCAAGCTCGTTCTAAGTACGGTGCTAAACGTCCTAAGGCTAAGAAATAA
- a CDS encoding ribosomal L7Ae/L30e/S12e/Gadd45 family protein, with the protein MTDDRGLQDAQVKIGTKQTVKAVELGQAAEVYVAEDGDQRLTSRIVMLCNKQGVKITYVDTMLNLGKACGIEVGAAMAAVLKQ; encoded by the coding sequence ATGACTGATGATAGAGGACTACAGGATGCTCAGGTCAAGATCGGTACCAAACAAACCGTCAAGGCGGTAGAGTTGGGCCAAGCCGCAGAAGTCTATGTGGCAGAGGACGGAGATCAAAGGCTTACTTCCAGGATAGTTATGCTTTGTAACAAACAAGGTGTTAAGATCACATATGTGGATACGATGCTGAATTTGGGCAAGGCCTGCGGAATAGAAGTTGGCGCTGCGATGGCAGCCGTCTTAAAACAATAG
- the fusA gene encoding elongation factor G translates to MAREFSLKNTRNIGIMAHIDAGKTTTTERILFYTGRTHKIGEVHEGAATMDWMEQEQERGITITSAATTAAWKGHRINIIDTPGHVDFTVEVERSLRVLDGAVGVFSAKEGVEPQSETVWRQADRYNVPRIAYVNKMDIIGADFLNVIETMRDRLQANAVAIQLPIGAESDFTGIIDLVEQKAHMFRDDLGQNIEVTDIPEEYLAKVEELRLELIEKVAELDEDLTMKYLEGEEITVPEIKAALRKGVVEVKLFPVIVGSSYRNKGIQLMLDAVVDYLPSPLDVPAITGHLDDGTEAVRHSSDEEPFAALAFKIMTDPYVGKLTFFRVYSGILESGSYVVNATKNKRERIGRILQMHANSRQEISIVYSGDIAAAVGLKDTSTGDTLCDEKHPVILESMNFPDPVIEIAVEPKTKADQDKLGVALGKLTEEDPTLRAHTDEETGQTILAGMGELHLDIIIDRMRREFKVETNVGKPQVAYRETFKAPARVEGKFVRQSGGRGQYGHVWVEFEPLEPGTGSKFESKVVGGSVPREYIAPALAGIEEQMKNGVLAGFPLVDVKATIVDGSYHDVDSNEMAFKIAGSMALKAAKDKCKPVLLEPIMKVEVTVPEEYMGDVMGMLNSRRGRIEGMDSRGGAQIIRAKVPLSEMFGYSTTLRSGTQGRGVFSMELSHYEEVPKSIAEEIAAKNKGVE, encoded by the coding sequence ATGGCTAGAGAGTTCTCCTTAAAAAATACACGTAACATCGGGATCATGGCGCATATTGATGCTGGTAAAACAACTACCACAGAGCGGATTCTTTTCTATACAGGCCGTACGCACAAAATCGGTGAAGTTCACGAAGGTGCTGCTACAATGGACTGGATGGAGCAAGAACAAGAGCGCGGAATCACGATTACGTCCGCTGCTACCACTGCTGCGTGGAAAGGTCACCGCATCAATATCATTGATACCCCAGGACACGTTGACTTCACTGTTGAAGTTGAACGTTCCCTGCGTGTATTGGATGGGGCAGTAGGTGTATTTAGTGCAAAAGAGGGCGTAGAACCTCAGTCTGAAACCGTATGGAGACAGGCTGACCGTTATAACGTTCCACGTATTGCATATGTGAACAAAATGGACATTATCGGTGCGGATTTCCTTAACGTAATCGAAACTATGCGTGATCGTCTTCAAGCCAATGCAGTTGCTATTCAATTGCCAATTGGTGCTGAAAGTGATTTCACTGGTATTATCGACCTTGTTGAGCAAAAAGCACACATGTTTAGAGATGATCTAGGCCAAAACATCGAAGTAACGGATATTCCGGAAGAATATTTGGCCAAAGTTGAGGAACTGCGTCTCGAGTTGATCGAGAAAGTTGCTGAACTTGATGAAGATCTGACTATGAAGTACCTGGAAGGCGAAGAAATTACAGTTCCGGAAATTAAAGCTGCACTGCGCAAAGGCGTAGTTGAAGTTAAATTGTTCCCTGTAATTGTTGGATCCTCCTACCGTAACAAAGGAATTCAGCTTATGCTGGATGCAGTTGTTGATTACTTGCCATCTCCTCTTGACGTTCCAGCTATCACTGGACATCTTGATGATGGAACTGAAGCAGTTCGTCATTCTTCGGATGAAGAACCGTTTGCAGCTTTGGCATTTAAAATCATGACTGACCCTTATGTAGGTAAACTTACGTTCTTCCGTGTATACTCTGGTATTCTAGAGTCCGGATCTTACGTAGTTAACGCTACTAAGAACAAGCGTGAACGTATTGGTCGTATTCTTCAAATGCATGCTAACAGCCGTCAAGAGATTTCCATCGTGTATTCTGGCGACATCGCTGCAGCAGTTGGTTTGAAAGACACCAGTACAGGTGATACACTGTGTGATGAGAAGCATCCAGTAATTCTGGAATCAATGAACTTCCCTGATCCGGTTATCGAAATCGCTGTTGAACCAAAAACAAAAGCTGACCAAGATAAATTGGGCGTTGCTCTCGGTAAATTGACTGAAGAGGATCCAACTCTTCGTGCTCATACTGATGAAGAAACAGGCCAAACTATCCTGGCTGGTATGGGTGAACTTCACTTGGACATCATCATCGACCGTATGCGTCGTGAGTTCAAAGTAGAAACCAATGTGGGTAAACCACAGGTTGCTTACCGCGAAACGTTCAAGGCACCTGCTCGCGTCGAAGGTAAATTTGTACGCCAATCTGGTGGTCGTGGTCAATACGGTCACGTATGGGTTGAATTTGAACCCCTCGAGCCAGGTACTGGTAGCAAATTCGAAAGTAAAGTTGTTGGTGGCTCGGTTCCTAGAGAGTACATCGCTCCTGCACTTGCGGGTATCGAAGAACAAATGAAAAACGGCGTACTTGCAGGCTTCCCGCTTGTAGACGTTAAAGCTACCATCGTTGATGGTTCTTACCATGATGTCGATTCCAACGAAATGGCATTTAAAATTGCCGGCTCGATGGCACTTAAAGCAGCTAAAGACAAGTGTAAACCTGTCCTGCTTGAGCCAATCATGAAAGTAGAAGTAACTGTTCCTGAGGAATATATGGGTGATGTTATGGGTATGCTGAACTCCCGCCGTGGCCGTATCGAAGGTATGGATTCCCGTGGTGGAGCGCAAATTATCCGTGCTAAGGTGCCTCTTTCCGAAATGTTCGGATACTCTACAACTCTACGTTCTGGTACTCAAGGACGTGGCGTATTCTCAATGGAGCTTTCTCACTATGAAGAAGTTCCTAAATCCATTGCGGAAGAGATCGCTGCTAAGAACAAAGGCGTAGAATAA
- the rpoC gene encoding DNA-directed RNA polymerase subunit beta' has product MLDVNNFEFMKIGLASPEKIRSWSRGEVKKPETINYRTLKPEKEGLFCERIFGPQKDWECHCGKYKRVRYKGVVCDRCGVEVTRAKVRRERMGHIELAAPVSHIWYFKGIPSRMGLALDMSPRSLEEIIYFASYVVTDPGETPLEKKQLLSEKEYRSYREKYGYGFQAGMGAEAVKKLLQDIDIEKELEFLKEELRTAQGQRRNRAIKRLEVIEAFRNSGNKPDWMIMDVLPVIPPELRPMVQLDGGRFATSDLNDLYRRVINRNNRLKRLLDLGAPDIIVQNEKRMLQEAVDALIDNGRRGRPVTGPGNRPLKSLSHMLKGKQGRFRQNLLGKRVDYSGRSVIVVGPYLKMYQCGLPKKMALELFKPFVMKELVNKGLAHNIKSAKRKVERVSPEVWDVLEEVIREHPVLLNRAPTLHRLGIQAFEPILVEGHAIRLHPLVCTAYNADFDGDQMAVHVPLSAEAQAEARILMLASGNILNPKDGKPVVTPSQDMVLGTFYLTMDNKEEKGSGMILRTVNEAVSAYQRGTAGLHARVAIPVKALGKTCFTEKQQGAMLITTIGKIIFNEIYPSSFPYINEATKTNLLQGTPEKYFIYEKGADIRELIESAPEASAVGKEYLGLIIARCFETYHTTKTSMILDKIKQLGFTYSTRSGVTVAVSDVIVPEEKVTILKESEAKVDVVANQYRRGLITNDERYDRVIEIWSKTKDDLTNILLKSMDRFNSIMLMVDSKARGNKSQITQLGGMRGLMATPSGRIFELPIKANFREGLTVLEYFISTHGARKGLADTALRTADSGYLTRRLVDVAQDVIVREEDCGTDKGFTVSRIQDGKEVIEDLYDRIEGRYCFETVRHPETGEIIVHRNDLIDSDKAEAIVDAGVTKLQIRSVLSCRARHGVCKKCYGRNLATGKHVEIGEAVGIIAAQSIGEPGTQLTMRTFHTGGVAGDDITQGLPRIQELFEARNPKGQATISEIDGVIKEIRETKDRREIEVQGEAESKTYSITYGSRLRVSEGQEIEAGDELTDGSIDPKEMLRIKGIRGVQNYILQEVQRVYRNQGVEINDKHIEVMIKQMLRKIRIIDAGDTSLLPGAFADIHEYEGANKEAILSGKEPAVAKPVLLGITKASLETDSFLSAASFQETTRVLTDAAIKGKVDKLLGLKENVIIGKLIPAGTGMNRYRNVKLSDPNAESALESLETVPAE; this is encoded by the coding sequence TTGTTGGACGTTAACAATTTTGAATTTATGAAAATCGGACTCGCTTCTCCGGAGAAGATTCGTTCATGGTCCCGCGGAGAAGTTAAGAAACCGGAAACCATTAACTATCGTACATTGAAACCGGAAAAAGAGGGTCTTTTCTGCGAGCGTATCTTTGGACCGCAAAAAGACTGGGAATGTCATTGCGGTAAATACAAACGTGTCCGTTATAAGGGCGTAGTCTGCGACCGTTGTGGCGTTGAAGTTACTCGTGCTAAAGTTCGTCGTGAACGTATGGGTCACATTGAATTGGCTGCTCCGGTATCTCATATCTGGTACTTCAAAGGTATCCCAAGCCGTATGGGCTTGGCACTAGATATGTCTCCAAGATCTCTTGAAGAGATTATCTACTTCGCTTCTTATGTTGTAACTGATCCAGGTGAAACACCATTGGAAAAGAAACAACTTTTGTCCGAAAAAGAATATCGTAGCTACCGTGAAAAATACGGTTACGGTTTCCAAGCCGGCATGGGTGCTGAAGCTGTTAAGAAGCTTCTTCAAGACATCGACATTGAGAAAGAACTGGAATTCCTCAAAGAAGAACTGCGTACGGCTCAAGGCCAACGTCGTAACCGGGCGATCAAACGTCTGGAAGTTATTGAAGCATTCCGTAACTCAGGCAACAAACCTGATTGGATGATCATGGATGTACTACCGGTTATTCCTCCGGAACTTCGTCCGATGGTTCAATTGGATGGTGGCCGTTTTGCTACGTCTGATTTGAACGATCTGTATCGTCGTGTTATTAACCGGAACAACCGTCTGAAAAGACTGCTTGATCTTGGTGCTCCTGACATTATCGTGCAGAACGAGAAACGGATGCTACAGGAAGCTGTCGATGCTCTCATCGATAACGGCCGTAGAGGACGTCCTGTAACGGGTCCTGGTAACCGTCCACTTAAATCACTCAGCCATATGCTGAAGGGTAAACAAGGACGTTTCCGTCAGAACTTGCTCGGTAAACGGGTTGACTACTCTGGACGTTCCGTTATCGTTGTAGGACCGTACCTGAAGATGTATCAGTGCGGACTTCCTAAGAAAATGGCGCTAGAATTGTTCAAGCCTTTCGTTATGAAAGAATTGGTTAACAAGGGCCTAGCCCACAACATAAAGAGCGCGAAACGTAAAGTTGAGCGTGTAAGTCCTGAAGTATGGGATGTACTTGAAGAAGTAATCAGAGAGCACCCAGTACTTCTAAACCGCGCACCAACACTTCACCGTCTCGGTATTCAAGCTTTTGAACCGATTTTGGTGGAAGGTCATGCTATTCGTCTTCACCCACTCGTATGTACGGCTTACAACGCCGACTTTGACGGTGACCAAATGGCGGTGCACGTTCCTCTGTCAGCAGAAGCTCAAGCGGAAGCACGTATTCTCATGCTTGCATCCGGTAATATCTTGAACCCTAAAGACGGAAAACCAGTTGTAACACCTTCCCAGGATATGGTCCTTGGTACTTTTTACCTGACCATGGACAACAAGGAAGAAAAGGGTTCAGGTATGATTCTGCGTACCGTAAATGAAGCTGTATCAGCTTACCAACGCGGAACTGCAGGTCTCCATGCTCGTGTAGCTATTCCAGTTAAGGCACTAGGCAAAACTTGTTTTACGGAAAAACAACAAGGTGCAATGTTGATTACTACGATCGGTAAGATTATCTTTAACGAAATTTACCCAAGTAGTTTCCCTTATATCAATGAGGCGACAAAGACTAACTTGCTGCAAGGCACGCCAGAAAAATACTTCATCTACGAAAAAGGCGCAGACATTCGCGAGTTGATTGAATCCGCTCCTGAAGCCAGCGCTGTAGGTAAAGAATATCTGGGTCTGATTATCGCTCGTTGTTTTGAAACTTATCATACAACCAAAACCTCTATGATTTTGGATAAAATTAAACAACTCGGCTTCACTTACTCCACACGTTCTGGTGTTACAGTTGCCGTGTCGGATGTTATAGTGCCTGAGGAAAAAGTTACGATCTTGAAAGAGTCCGAAGCTAAGGTTGATGTGGTAGCAAACCAATATCGCCGTGGTCTGATCACCAATGACGAACGGTACGACCGTGTTATTGAGATCTGGTCGAAGACGAAGGATGATCTTACGAACATCCTGCTTAAATCGATGGACCGTTTCAACTCTATCATGCTCATGGTTGACTCCAAAGCGCGGGGTAACAAATCGCAGATTACCCAGCTGGGTGGTATGCGTGGTCTGATGGCAACACCTTCGGGTCGGATTTTCGAATTACCAATTAAAGCGAACTTCCGTGAAGGTCTTACGGTCTTGGAGTACTTTATCTCCACTCACGGAGCGCGTAAAGGTCTTGCCGATACCGCACTTCGTACTGCTGACTCCGGTTACTTGACTCGTCGTCTCGTTGACGTAGCTCAGGACGTTATCGTCCGTGAGGAAGATTGTGGAACGGACAAAGGATTTACAGTTAGTCGAATTCAGGATGGTAAAGAGGTTATTGAGGATCTGTATGACCGTATTGAAGGTCGCTACTGCTTCGAGACTGTTCGTCATCCAGAAACAGGCGAAATCATTGTTCACCGCAACGATTTGATTGACTCCGATAAAGCGGAAGCAATCGTAGACGCTGGTGTAACTAAGCTACAAATCCGCTCTGTACTAAGCTGCCGTGCTCGTCATGGTGTTTGTAAGAAATGTTACGGTCGTAACTTGGCAACTGGTAAACACGTTGAGATCGGTGAAGCGGTTGGTATTATCGCTGCACAATCTATCGGTGAACCAGGAACCCAGCTTACCATGCGTACGTTCCATACCGGCGGTGTTGCCGGTGATGACATCACGCAAGGTTTGCCGCGTATTCAAGAGTTGTTTGAAGCCCGTAACCCTAAAGGTCAGGCTACAATCAGTGAGATCGATGGTGTAATCAAGGAAATCCGTGAAACTAAGGATCGTCGTGAAATCGAAGTTCAAGGTGAAGCAGAATCCAAGACTTATTCCATTACTTATGGATCACGTCTACGTGTCAGCGAAGGCCAAGAAATTGAAGCCGGCGATGAGTTGACAGACGGTTCGATTGACCCTAAAGAAATGCTGCGAATCAAAGGGATCCGTGGGGTACAAAACTACATTCTGCAAGAAGTTCAGCGTGTATATCGTAACCAGGGCGTTGAGATCAATGATAAGCACATTGAAGTTATGATCAAACAAATGCTTCGGAAGATCCGTATCATTGATGCAGGTGACACAAGTCTGTTACCAGGCGCGTTTGCGGATATTCATGAATATGAAGGTGCTAACAAGGAAGCCATCTTGTCTGGTAAAGAGCCTGCAGTTGCTAAACCAGTCTTGCTCGGTATAACCAAGGCGTCTCTTGAGACAGATTCCTTCTTGTCAGCAGCGTCTTTCCAAGAAACTACTCGCGTCTTAACAGATGCTGCTATCAAAGGCAAAGTAGATAAGTTGCTTGGACTCAAAGAAAATGTTATTATCGGTAAGTTGATTCCTGCCGGTACTGGTATGAATCGTTACCGTAATGTTAAACTAAGTGATCCAAATGCAGAAAGCGCGCTTGAATCTTTAGAGACGGTTCCTGCTGAATAA